The nucleotide window tgcaattcaaaaTTTTTTCTTACATAGATggaagccgatttcttcagatttcttcaacgattgacgaaatttgaatgctagaaacacttatcagTGATCGAATCGAACGAATTGAATAATTCGCTTCAAATCACAGGAAAAAAAgagatattgtatgaaattaaactgggtttcttcaaaaaagttgaataacacgttgattgggtgtttgaatcattgattgatgacgaaaatcgcactataatatagtgattattgagataaaaagtgaagaaaaggttgaatattgcgggttttgaaaatggtgggttttgaagttacagaGAGAGAAGAAAAGGAGAAGATTGAATataattgactaaaatacccttccgttttatttttaaattttaccACATGTAATAAGcatattgcttcctatcctttCTAGCCAAACTAAAATTCGTTTTCATCTTCACCCTTCATTTCTAAACATGTTTTTTTTAGTGTCATAATTTTGTTTGTGATTGAGAAAGTTGTCAAAGAAAAGTAGGAAAGAAATATAATATTCTGAAAAAGTATTACCATAATCTTGCATATTTAGAGCATATAAGGGAAATGATCACTTGCCCTTCCTCCTCTAACAATCATCGATTCTTGTCTGTTAGATCTTTGAGTATACTTTAACTTAACTTAACTTCACCTAAAAGTGACACATCAACTTTTTTTCCTTGTTTTACTTTGTTTTACTCTAAGAAAATggtttaacatgttaacacataactcgtttaatgcactttaacattgagtttttgtctaaaaaggaaaataataattaattcaatctcttaacattgggttaacatgttaacacataactcatttaatgcactttaacaCAAGGAGGAAGTGGTTTGCAATGTTAGTTAACATGTCATGTCATTAACATTCTAGATGTTAAAGTACACCCCATGACCTTACATCATCCACTTTAATCATTACCCTAAACTATCTAATTTGATGGTACAACTAgagttttttcccaaactagtgtagATACAAAAATTATTTACCTGTTTGGGTACTTTaaaaaatatttacctatttgggtacTTTTCTATATCTCTTTAATTTTTTACCTAATTTATACAATTCTTTTTCGTTTTCTACCCAAAGTAAATTTAGATTACTCGGAGAATTAGAATCAGCAAAAATATGAATaattattttttgtaaaaaaataaaaaattctgcaaatattcaaaaaaaaatctgcaaaaattcaaaagaatatattaaaaaaattctaCAATAGTTAtgcaaagttaaaaaaaatctgcaaaaaatattattaaaaaaaaccgTATAATCTATAGGGAAATAGTTGGTGGATTTGATGGTCCACATTGTGTAGTTCGTTTGGGATTAATATctataaaaaaaaactacttaTACGTACAGAATATTAGAGAAATAATCACtattaataaaattgaaataaTTAAAATACTTAGGATCTTTTCTCAAAACTCAAATTTCAAGAAATTCgaaatttgtaactttattttatAAATTGCTTGAGTTTAAATAAATTTGTTTGAAATATCAAACTTTCCACCAGATTACTATGACTTAATCGATATAACTTAGGGGTGTAAATTTgtgaatttattgttttattttttatgagCTTAGTTTAAACGGGGCCTAGACAATTTcaggttataaaaagaaaataaaacggaAAAAGAAATGGAgtttttcccaaactagtgtagattatatgtttttttataatattttttgcagattttttttttaactttgcagaattattgtagaattttttaatatattcttGCAGATTTTTTGTGGATTTTTCGTAGATTTTTTTGTAgaatttttcagttttttttcaatatttgcagaattttttacttttttttacaaaaaataattACTCATATTTTTGTTGATTCTAATTTTGTGAGTAATCTAATTTAACTTTGggtagaaaaataaaaagaaatgtatAAATTAGGTAAAAAACTAAATGGATATAGAAAAgtacccaaataggtaaatatttttcaaagtacctaaataggtaaatactttttgtatctacactagtttgggaaaaaactcAGCACAACTATCCTAAACTACCCTCTTcttttaaaaaacaaataaaaataaattaaattaaccatattattttaaaatatttaaaaaaattaacgaaatcgaaaaaataaaaaaaaaataactattacccttaaaaatacataaaatcccaaaaaaaaacataatatcgataaaaaaaaatcacatctgcttcttcttttcttcttaaCCACGTCTGTTTCATCACCCAAGCCAACAAGATGCATAATATCACAAATTTAGATCATTTTCTTGTAAATTTTCCTCAAAACCCCAAAAGAAATCCATAATATCCCAAAAAATTCATCTCCCAACAGTAACTTTTCACCTCCCTCTTCAGATTATACAAACCCAAACCACTACTCGTCGGGCCCCACTAGCCGGACCGGCGGCGGTGTAATGTAACCCAAGCAGGTAGTTGCTACCCACGCCCCTGTAGTGGAGTGTGATATTTGATTTTTTTCTCCCATAACGCACCGAACACCACGACTGGCGGCGTTATGGGGGATTTATTGGTGGGTGGCGCCATGCATATAGCGGCGCTATATGTGTTTGGTTTTCAAACTTTGATCAACCAGAGAGGGTTAAGGgttttataattatttaaaaaattgaaaattaataattaggtaatgatggatATGGGCTTTATGATTACGGTCTTAAGTGACATAatgccccataaagcccctgtgtgacgtggcacgacacgtgttgCATAACACccacaaaggggctttatgactacagaTGGTCTAAGAAAAGAACCTCTAGTGAAAGTGCAGCGCAAGTCGATATACCATTTTTTAACAGATGCAAAGCATTAAAAGTATTCATAAATTTACACCCATTAATCCAGAGTTTGTAAAAAAAACCATAAATACCAAACCGTGAAGATCCCTAGCAATAACTATAATAAGTCGGAACAATCacttttttaacaaaaaaaaaaaaaaaaagtgattgTTCTGACCTGATTATCACATATGCCACAAGTGATTTGTCTTTTAAGTCACAATAAGCATAAACAGATATTTAAAAAAGAAACAGCAATAGTAAAACAGTTGACATCTATTGTCCAAATGTTGAATATCCACGTGTGAGATTGAGACAAGCAGAAGATACATAAATCATGAGTCAAAATATTAACTGAATTAAACGTATTTTCGCAACACACGCAAGTCATAGAACCAAACAAAGacgaaagaaagaaaaaaaaacatcggtaTATCTTCATCCCATGACACAATGCAAAAACAAAAGAGCAAAAGGGTATATCGGGATCCCATGACACAATGCGAAAACAAAAGAGCAAAAGGTTTACACGCCGTATTTTTCAGATTAGTATCACCCCCCAAAATAAAAATCAACAGCTTCCCCTATCACCTACCATAACCACCCTCAACTGAAAATTGTACAATTCCCCTTAAAATGATGCAAAATATCAATCGCAACCCCGTATAACCACTATACGACCACAATTCGACTTTTTTACCCTTTCTTGCTCCCCATTTTTGTAGACACACCACCTTCCTTTACCTGGAGAGCTTTAGGATCAAGTGGGATTGTCCCCACAGTCAAAAACCCAGAAGATTCACCAAACCCATTGACTTTGACCGGCATTGACCCGACAGTCACAATATTGACAGGTTCGGCCGATACTGCAGAAACACTAGCACCACCACCACTCTCTACAGGCTTGGTTTCTACCTGTTTTGAAGATATAGAAAGCGACTTGAAGCGTGACAAATCGTCATTCGACTTTTCATCAGCCAATTGTCTATTATCATTATTTGCAACACTATTACTGTCTGAAGTATTTATATCATTTTCCTTGCCAGATTTCTCATCTGAAGCAAAACCGTAGAAATTAGTAAGCTTGCGGGGAGGGTGTAGAACGGGCACAAATACTGGGGTGCCAAAGCTTTTAACTAGTAATCGGGCTTTTTCTTCTTGCAATATTTTCTGTCGGTTCTCATAGTACATGAAGTCATCAAGTAAAGACGTCTTCTTTGCATAGTTCTTGAATACTTTCAACATTTCTATACCTTTCTTATATTTAATCTGCAAATAACCAACTAGTATGAGCAAAAGcacaaaatgaaaaaaaaaggaaCGCAACAAGAATGAGTTATGTGAAGAACCTCTTGTGTGTCACGACTATTGGTCACTGGTTTATGCTCGTTGTTCTCTAATATTATGTGCCGGAAGTGGGGATTCGGTACATCTTTTACAAAATGCCACTTCACGGGGAAACTTCCACTCCATTTGTCTTGCTGCCAAAAATCCATATCTTTATGAAAATCTACACGTCCAGTCATTTCAGCAACGCCACAAAACTGCCCGCTTGCATTAACCTATTAATAACGGTAGAATTTTAAACTGAATTGTCAACAGTTCAAGTGGTTAAATTAAGAAAAAAATTCTAATACTGCAACTTACAGAGAAAAAGAGAAAGATAGGACAGCCTTTGGGGTCCCCTGCTGCCAACTTTTGGGCTTCTTCATAGGCGTTATTCAGCTTCTTGTTTCCATTAGGCGTAGATGACCATACGTTATACTTGATACTTTTATGAACATCATCTTCACTATATGATTTTATAACAAAGAACTTTGCATTCGCATATTCAACAGGGAAATCATCCTTGTTATACTGGTCTATGTGTATCGTAATATTTCCTTGGGCGTCAATATTTCCAGCCCTAGTCGAGTAGGCTTTAACAGTCAACTGAGTACTTGATGTTGATGTTCTAGGACCACGATTCTGTTCACCCAAACTATTGGGATTTCCATTCACGTCATTGGTAGTTTTCCCAAAAGGTACCTTCGAACGAACCTTATCCAC belongs to Helianthus annuus cultivar XRQ/B chromosome 5, HanXRQr2.0-SUNRISE, whole genome shotgun sequence and includes:
- the LOC110940961 gene encoding YTH domain-containing protein ECT4 isoform X2, which produces MDGYNVPEHGNPDAYLIQGTTNPNSQLTIPFIEPLEAMYNEGAPEFVVDQGMYYPSASGYGYICTGLESPGDWDDQHRVFGVDGQNVQFIGGQTESYPYVYYTPSYGYAQSPYNPYNPYIPGAIIGADGSFVAAQQYYVPTYENGSSSPAYFPMVVQPGTETYTTGTTDQFMDMAASTANRIDSSGVNSNSLSETATYSMNPGRGSSNHTNAPGKVSESFKSNDGPNKITATSGGLTPITGSVPASSQALQVRGAQAIDNLPNGKTGANNNHLKSTVSSGNGLSNLASSDNGRVTVDKVRSKVPFGKTTNDVNGNPNSLGEQNRGPRTSTSSTQLTVKAYSTRAGNIDAQGNITIHIDQYNKDDFPVEYANAKFFVIKSYSEDDVHKSIKYNVWSSTPNGNKKLNNAYVFLFFSVNASGQFCGVAEMTGRVDFHKDMDFWQQDKWSGSFPVKWHFVKDVPNPHFRHIILENNEHKPVTNSRDTQEIKYKKGIEMLKVFKNYAKKTSLLDDFMYYENRQKILQEEKARLLVKSFGTPVFVPVLHPPRKLTNFYGFASDEKSGKENDINTSDSNSVANNDNRQLADEKSNDDLSRFKSLSISSKQVETKPVESGGGASVSAVSAEPVNIVTVGSMPVKVNGFGESSGFLTVGTIPLDPKALQVKEGGVSTKMGSKKG
- the LOC110940961 gene encoding YTH domain-containing protein ECT4 isoform X3 — translated: MYNEGAPEFVVDQGMYYPSASGYGYICTGLESPGDWDDQHRVFGVDGQNVQFIGGQTESYPYVYYTPSYGYAQSPYNPYNPYIPGAIIGADGSFVAAQQYYVPTYENGSSSPAYFPMVVQPGTETYTTGTTDQFMDMAASTANRIDSSGVNSNSLSETATYSMNPGRGSSNHTNAPGKVSESFKSNDGPNKITATSGGLTPITGSVPASSQALQVRGAQAIDNLPNGKTGANNNHLKSTVSSGNGLSNLASSDNGRVTVDKVRSKVPFGKTTNDVNGNPNSLGEQNRGPRTSTSSTQLTVKAYSTRAGNIDAQGNITIHIDQYNKDDFPVEYANAKFFVIKSYSEDDVHKSIKYNVWSSTPNGNKKLNNAYEEAQKLAAGDPKGCPIFLFFSVNASGQFCGVAEMTGRVDFHKDMDFWQQDKWSGSFPVKWHFVKDVPNPHFRHIILENNEHKPVTNSRDTQEIKYKKGIEMLKVFKNYAKKTSLLDDFMYYENRQKILQEEKARLLVKSFGTPVFVPVLHPPRKLTNFYGFASDEKSGKENDINTSDSNSVANNDNRQLADEKSNDDLSRFKSLSISSKQVETKPVESGGGASVSAVSAEPVNIVTVGSMPVKVNGFGESSGFLTVGTIPLDPKALQVKEGGVSTKMGSKKG
- the LOC110940961 gene encoding YTH domain-containing protein ECT4 isoform X1 codes for the protein MDGYNVPEHGNPDAYLIQGTTNPNSQLTIPFIEPLEAMYNEGAPEFVVDQGMYYPSASGYGYICTGLESPGDWDDQHRVFGVDGQNVQFIGGQTESYPYVYYTPSYGYAQSPYNPYNPYIPGAIIGADGSFVAAQQYYVPTYENGSSSPAYFPMVVQPGTETYTTGTTDQFMDMAASTANRIDSSGVNSNSLSETATYSMNPGRGSSNHTNAPGKVSESFKSNDGPNKITATSGGLTPITGSVPASSQALQVRGAQAIDNLPNGKTGANNNHLKSTVSSGNGLSNLASSDNGRVTVDKVRSKVPFGKTTNDVNGNPNSLGEQNRGPRTSTSSTQLTVKAYSTRAGNIDAQGNITIHIDQYNKDDFPVEYANAKFFVIKSYSEDDVHKSIKYNVWSSTPNGNKKLNNAYEEAQKLAAGDPKGCPIFLFFSVNASGQFCGVAEMTGRVDFHKDMDFWQQDKWSGSFPVKWHFVKDVPNPHFRHIILENNEHKPVTNSRDTQEIKYKKGIEMLKVFKNYAKKTSLLDDFMYYENRQKILQEEKARLLVKSFGTPVFVPVLHPPRKLTNFYGFASDEKSGKENDINTSDSNSVANNDNRQLADEKSNDDLSRFKSLSISSKQVETKPVESGGGASVSAVSAEPVNIVTVGSMPVKVNGFGESSGFLTVGTIPLDPKALQVKEGGVSTKMGSKKG